TTGCGTAAGCGTGAACCCCACGCGGGTTTTTAAGCGTAACAAATATGCTGAAGTTGTCCGCTTTGTCTTGTGTATCTGCTTTCGTTATCAAGGTATATCCCGGCGCGGAAGATTCCTCAAAGCTGGGGCTTTGGCAGATACCGACAATCGTGTAGGTTCTCTTGGCTTTTGGCACAAGAGTTTCTTTCCCGGAAATGTAAGGGTCGTGTTGACCGAGATTTTTATTTCCGTCCATGCGGCTTCCGACAGCAAGTGTAAGCTTGTCGCCCACCGCGAATTTAACGCCGCCGTTTGTAGCGACGCGCCCCGAAACAACAATCTCCCCACTGTTTTTCGGCAATCTGCCTGCAGCCAGGGCTATGGGCAAGGTATCAAAGGCTTTCTCGCTGTATCCGGCTATAAAAAGATACGGTTTGTCCGGGTTTTTCCCGCCGTCAAGTTTTGCGTAGCCGATATTTTCAAATGTTGCGGTGTTTGCAACTCCATCGTCGTGGGTTCGTTCCTGTACGAAAGAAGAAGGGACGTCCAAAAACTCAACGTGCCAACCGCCGTATTTCTGGGCCGCCCCGTTTGCCATATAGTTCAGCAAGGAAACGCCAAAGGTGGCTACAGCCGTGATCATGGCGGCGGACAGAATAACTCCGATCACCGTTACAATCGTTCGTGTGCGGCTCTTTTTCATGCTTTGCAGGGTAACTTTGTTGAAAATGTTCATGGCCGCACCCTCTCGTCTCGCACTACTTTGCCATCTGATATGCCGATAATGCGGTCTGCTTGCAGGGCGATATTTTCGTCATGGGTGACGAGGAGCAGGGTCTGCCCATATTTTTTATTGCTTTCTTTCAGCAGTTTGATGATTTCATGTCCATTCCGGCTGTCCAAACTGCCCGTGGGTTCGTCGGCCAGCATGACCGCCGGGGCGTTCATCAAAGCGCGTCCTATGGAAACGCGCTGTTGCTGGCCGCCCGAAAGCTGATTGGGTAAATGCGTTTTGCGGTCTTTTAGCCCAAGCAGTTCCAACAAGTCATTCAGCCGTTCCTCGTTGACCTTGCGCTTGTCCATCAGGATAGGCAAGGTGATGTTTTCCACCACATTCAGGGTGGGAATGAGGTTGTGAAACTGGTAAATCAGTCCGACCTGCCGCCTGCGGAAAATGGCGAGTTTTTCATTGCCTTGGGCATATACATCCTGCCCCTCCAAATACACTTTTCCGCTTGTCGGCACGTCCACGCCGCCGATGATGTGAAGCAATGTGGATTTGCCCGAGCCGGAGGAACCGATGATTGCGGTAAACTCCCCTTTTTCGATTGTAAGCGAAACATGGTCAAGCGCGGCAACTTGGTTTTCGCCCTTGCCATAGGCCTTGCATAGATTTTCAATTCTTAATAGCTCCATTATGTGAGTCTCCTTTCTCATGTTTTACCCATATAATAGAACCTTCAACTTACATCTCTGTGACTTTCAGGTGAGAGATTAGTCACTTTGGGAAACGAATGGCAAAGTTCGCGCCGCCCTGCGGGTGATTTTTGGCGGTAATCGTCCCTCCCTGCCGTGTTATAATCATCTTGCAGAGAGCCAATCCAATCCCGTATCCTGTTGCGTTTGCGCTTTTCCCGCGATAAAACCTGTCAAACAGGCGGGGTAAATCTTCTTTTTCAAAGCCCGCGCCGCTGTCGTGGATGGCAATCTCGGTAAACAGTGGGTTGTCCTCACAAACAATCTCAATCTTCCCGTTCTCGCCTGCGCTTTCCATGCAATTTTTGAGGATGTTTTGAATTGCTTCCGAAAGCCAACCAGAATCGCCCTGAATGATTATCCCTTTCGGCACGTCTATTTGCAAAGCAATATCGTGCAGTTCCATTGGGATCAAAAACGGGTGAAGCGCAGCGCTTATCAAAGTGTTCACATCTATCTGCTCGCCTTGGAAAACCACAATGCCCGCGTCCAGGCGGGATAATTTCAACAGGGAAGTAAGCAGCCAATCCATCTGTACAAACAATTCCTTTGTTTCCCGTATCAATGCTTTCCGTTCATTTTCGTCAGGGTTATTCTCTAACAATGACAGAATAAGGTTCACGGATGTGAGAGGGGTGCGGAGTTGGTGGGCTATGTCAGCCAGCGAATCGGCAAGATGTTCTTTTTCTTTTTTCAGTGCGTCGTTTTGCTCCCGAATACGCAGCGTCATTTTTGTTATCTCGCTTTGCAGAATGGAAAGTTCGCCCTCGTCCGATTCACCAATATACAGATGGTCAGCGTTATGAAGCACAAGATCGATTTGATCTGAAATCTGCGCAATGCTTTTATATCGGGCTTTGGTAAACGCAAAAAACGCTGTTCCAAAGGCGGCGGCAGAAGCAATGGCAAGGATTCCAGCCGCCGTATTGATTGCAAATCCCAGCGTCACAGCGGCGGCAGCTATTAAGGAGAACAAAATGGCAAGCTGCCGAAACTCTCTATTCCGAAGCATACCCGTCCCCCAATCTATATCCCGTCCCGCGAACGGTCAGAATGATTTGCGGGCTTGCGGGGTTGTTCTCTATCTTCTCCCGCAGGCGTTTGATGTACACGGTCAATGTATTGTCATTGACAAACTCGCCCGCTGCGTCCCACAATTCGTCAAGCAGCCTGCTCCTTGTGATAATACTTTTTGGATTGTTAATAAACACCAACAACAAGCGGTATTCTAAGGCTGAAAGAAAAACCTCGCTGCCGTCCTTTTTCACGACGCCGCTTGCCATATCGACATGAAGCCCGCAGATTTCAAAAGCCGATGGAGAACGTCCGCTTTTTCGCAGGGCGGTTCTGATTCGCGCGATCAGTTCACGCAGACGAAAAGGCTTGGTGATATAGTCGTCCGCGCCCATGTTCAGCCCGGTAACAACACTCGCCTCATCGCCGGAAGCCGTCAGAAAGATAACGGGGACATCTTGCGTTTCTTTGATTTCCGTGCAAACCGTAAAGCCATTTCCGTCAGGCAAAGAAATATCAATCAACGCCAAGTCAAATTTATTCCCGGCAAGTGCGGCAAGGGCTTCACTCCGCGTAGGGGCGTGAGTGACTGTAAATCCCTCCGAGCGGAGCAAAAGCACAAGGTTTTTAGTGATTGCCTTATCGTCCTCAACCAAAAATATCCGTGGCATTAGTCAGACCTCCGTTTCCTTATCCATTCTTGCAAGTCGTCTAAATCTTCGTCAGTCAATTCCTTGTCTTGATGAAGCGTCGATAGCAGACTGATAAATGAATTTTCATGGTATTGCTTAACAAAATTCCCAGTTTCAAATTGGAGATAATCTTCCTTTGAAACGAGTGGATAATACAGTCTTTCCTTGCCTTTTTTTTTCTGAGCGTAAGAACCCCTTTTCTACCAACCTGCTAAGTAATGTGACAACCGACTGTATAGGCCAGCTTTTTTCTCCCGACAAATGCCCCATTACCTAGATGAGGTTACTGGCCCCTTGGTCCTTGGCAACACGGGTGCGAGGCTCCATGTCAAGGGCGGCCACGGCTCTTTTTTCGAAATCCTATGAAAACAGGAGAAAACCCGCCATTTCCCGTGTCTATTTTAACGGGACAAGCTCATTTGGTGTAAACACTATGTGGTATTTACAATTCCATTGTGTGTGTGCTAAACTTTCTGTATCCATTTGGATATCTACCTCCTTTGTTAGTGCGGCTGGCTAAACCTGCACTATTTTACCAAAGAGAGGTAGATTTTTCTACTCATAGCTAAAGCTTTTTGGAACCACCTGCATAGCAGGTGGTTTTCGTTATACAAAAACCCAGTGCTGCTGAAAGTATCAGCAGCACTATTTTCATGATTTTTTGTGGTTTTAAACCCTTCTCAGCTTTAAGCCTGCGGTAAGTTTATTTATTGCAACAAAAACCTGCTACCCTCTCGGGTGAAACTGCCAACAGGCCTGACGGTGCGGGCCGGCCGTGGACAAAACACGCTCCAGTCCCTCCCTGCCTACTAGTTCCAATACTTCCACGGCATCCAGTTCTCCGGGGACCCTCCTGCTCAGGCCGGCATACCGTGGAATCTGCGCCGCGCACCCGTTCCTGGTCTCGTTCCCGCCTGTTACCAGTACAAAAAATTTGCAGTGGGCACAAGTTTGAGCCACCTTGTCCCGTAGTTCGGGCAGCATCATCTTGTGGCCCTCGTATAGAAAATTTTTACGGTAGTAGTCGTGGATATTAGCCATCCCCGTCCCTGGTTTCTGAAAGCTAAACAAATCTGATTTATACAGGATAATCCAGCTTTATTAACTTTCTCTCCCGCCGACTAACGGGAGGCAGTGTCACAGGATTCAACTGCTGAGCTATGGACTCTCGCCCATATTCCGGTGGTTCACCTTGCGGTTCACCGCCTGGCCATTAGAAAGACCAGTCCTGCCCGGAAGGGGGTGTTACCCACCGCCTAGTTGTTCTAACCTCCGCGCCCGACTTTCACAGCGTGTCTTTGCGACGCATCATCGGAAGTGACTGCTAAGAAACCTTTTTCCTTTCACTTATATTGACTCAGTATTCATACACCGTTACCACCTCCTGTTACTATACTACCATAGAACAGATGTTCGCATCAACGGTTTTTATTATTCTTATCTCAATTTATTCAGGTATTCTGTAGCTGTTTCAACCCTCCCGTCCCGTTCCCGGAGCACACCGCCGGGCGCCAGAGAAATAGCCCTGAAGATGCTCTTCTCACCAAACCGGTCCCGGATCCTGTCGCAGGCCGCATTCAACCGGCGGGCTCGCTCTACCTCCCCGAACAGGTCTAACTGCTCGGCGATGTTCTTAACCAAGCCGGCCAGAGCAACCCCCACCATCCTGACCGGCTTCCAGTCAGGCCAGTGCCGGTGCAACAGTTCGACCGCCGCCCGGTGGACATCAGCAGCATTGGCGGTGAGATGCGCTACGGTAAGGGCGCGGGATATCCACAAAAACTCCGTATCTTTTAAGCTTAAATTAACCGTCCTGCCGACATATCCCCCCAGGCACACCCGCCGGCAGACAATGTCGCACAGCTCCAGGATTACTTCTTCAATCTCATGGTATCCCCGGTAGTCCCTGGAAAGTGTGACTTGACGCCCAATGGACTTCACCTTCTCCAGAGAGTGGGGATCCACCGGGCTGTAGTCGATGCCGTTGGCGGACAGGTGCAGGACATGACCCATCAGACCGAACTTTTTTTGCAGCACCGGCAGCGGGTAGCCGGCAAGTTCACCGATAGTGTGAATATTAAGGTCCCGCAGCCTTTTTTCCAGGCGGCGGCCCACGCCAAAAAGCTCCCGTACCGGCAGGGGCCATATTTTATCCCGTACGCCGGTTAGATCCAGAACCGTAAGACCATCCGGCTTCTGCATGCCCGCCGCCATTTTGGCCAGGAGTTTATTGGGGCCCACCCCAACACTGCACAGGACACCTACCTCCTCTTTAATCCTACCTTTAAGCTTACGGGCAATTGCCGAAGAGGTACCGAAGAGATGGCCGCACCCGGAAACATCCATAAAGGCCTCATCGATGGAGAAAGGCTCCACCAAAGGCGTGAAATCATGCATAATCCGTACAATCCGGGTAGAAAAATTGACGTAGTGATTGTACCGGGGTTTGATAAAAACACCTTCCCGGCAAAGGTTCCGGGCTTCCCCCACGGTTATGCCCGTCTGTATGCCGCAGGCCTTCGCTTCGTAGGAGGCTGCTAAAACGATGCCATGGCGCTTGGCCGGATCCCCGGCCACAATAACCGGCCTGCCCTGTAGCGCAGGGTCCAAAGCCTGGTGCACACTGGCGAAAAAAGAATTCATATCAGCAAGGAGGATTGGACAGTGCATGTAGCCCCTCCCCGAACACTTGTTTCCCTTATTATATATCGAACTAGTGTTCTAGGCAAAGTGGTATATAAAGGTATCGCTTACCGCAATGAGGTGCGAATTCCGGGAAAACGGCAGTCTCCAGGCAATCGCATGCCGGGACAGGGTAAAACAAAAAGCTGTTGTTTTAATCAACAGCTTTTTGTTTTAACATAGCTTATGTGGTTGTTTCATTCTGTCCTCAAAATAACATTGCGAGCGACTATTCTAAGAAGCCACTCTTGAACCCAGCTAAATGTAGGTGCGAATTCATTCGCACAAAAGTCACATTGGCTGCCACAAGTTCGGCGCTGGACGACATGGTGGTCTGGGCTTTATTTTGAAAGCCTGCGGAACTCAAGGTACGAGTAAACGAAAGGGACGATTACCGCCAGGGCGAGGGCTACTGCCAGAGCCAGTCCACCAGCCGGGCCGCCCATCAGGGCTCCGACCAACCCCAGAATACCTGCCGCAACCCAGAGCCGGCCGCCCAATCGGTGTGTTTTCCGCCAGACCACTTCGTTGGCCAGTGTCCAGGGTGTTCTAATGCCCACAAAATAGTTGTGCCGGAACTGCCCCATGTAGTTTCCGATGACCAGGAGCAGCAGGGACACTCCTGTCATTACAATCCTGTCAACCGGAGCCTGGAAACCTAAAGCGTTTAAAACAACTACCAGGTGAAGACCTGTCATGAAGATCACCAGTACCGCTTTGATGACCCGGTAAGCCCCGGCAAATTTTTCGTAGTTCTGACGGCTTGGATCGATTAAAGGGAGGAGCAGCATACCCAGATAAATACCCGCAGTTAGCAGGGGGATGCCAAAGGCTCCCCAGCAGCGGGAGGAATAGCCGTCCACCTCACCCCTGTAGTTCCAGTGGCTGGCCACCCGCTCCGGCAGCTGCGGGTATACCACCGCCCCAAGGACTAGAGCCGCTACAATCAACAGCCATAACGGCCATTCCGACAAAAATATTTTAAAGGTATCCGGTAAACGTTTATTATTTCTATTCACTGGCTCCACCTACCTTTCTATTTAACAGATCTGAAAACCAGCCCATTACCTCCTGGAAGACTGTCATATTCAGGGAATAGTAAATAAACTGGCCGTGTCGCTCATCCAGTACCAGTCCAGACTGCTTTAACAGGTTAAGGTGGTGCGATATGCTTGGTTTGGATATGTCGAACTCATCGGCTATTTCGCCGGCGGTCAAATCACGTTCCCTTAAAAGCTTCAATATCTTACGGCGCGTTGGGTCGGCCAAGGCTTTAAAAGTAAGGCCAACCATAAGATATCCCTCCCAGCTAATTTGATATTTAGGTAATTATCTAAATATATTATAATTCACCTGCCACCATGAGTCAATATTCCTCTGGCCCTTTCGAAAACAATAAAGGTCTAATCCGTTATCCTGATACCTGCATGAAACGAGCAACGTGAAAGTGGTATTTGTTTTTTCCCGAACTCTAAAATAGCATTAGAATAGTAGGTAAGATAGCGTTGTATATCGAATTCATATTCATAACGGTCTTTTATGTTTGGAGGCATTATTATTGGAGACAAAAAAAAGCCATATTGCTTTGATTCAATGGAAAAGCTTTCGTTTAAAAATATTTTTTGAGGGAATTTTGGTCGGTTTATTCGCTGGTATACTGGTCGTGGCGTTTAGGTACCTCTTGGAAAAAGCCGAATTATTGCGCGAACATATCTATACTGTTTTAGAGGTAAACGGCTCTGGGGTCACTTTTTTATGGTTTATTGCGCTAATAATGGTGTCTGTCTGCCTGGGTTTTATTTCCCATATAGTCCCTATGGCCAGCGGAAGCGGCATACCACAGGTAAAAGGTATTATCCTGGGTCACTTCAAGATGGGCTGGCTAAAAATAATCATAGGGAAATTTCTTGGCGGAGTTCTTGCTATTGGTTCAGGCATGTCGCTGGGACGTGAGGGTCCCTCCATCCAATTGGGAGCTATGGCGGGTCAAGGCGTCAGCCGCCTTTTAGGCAGGTTAAGAATAGAGGAAAAGTATTTAATTACAAGCGGCGCCAGCGCTGGTTTAGCAGCAGCTTTTAATGCGCCGCTCGCTGGAGTAATCTTTGCGCTTGAAGAATTGCACAAAAACTTTTCCCCGGCTGTCTTGATGTCGGCTATGGCAGCATCGCTAACAGCCGATTTAATAACCCAACAAGTCTTCGGCCAAAAACCTGTCTTTAACTTCCATGATCTCGTTGTGTTACCGCATAATTACTACATTTATGTTGTTGGTCTTGGTGTCATCTGCGGGTTTTTGGGCTTTCTCTTTAACCGGACGCTGACAAAGACAATGGATAGTTACAATAAGATCACCTGGCTGCCAAAAACGTTTATGTCGGCGCCAGCCTTAATACTCGGTGGAATATTGGGCTTTTTCCTGCCTGAAGTTCTGGGGGGAGGAAACAAACTCATCGACTCTGTTGGACAGGCCAGCTATGGGATCGCTATTTTATTAATATTTTTTACTGTTAAATTTATATATACCATGATCAGCTACGGTTCCGGCGTACCGGGAGGAATATTCATGCCGATGCTGGTTATCGGAGCGCTGGCCGGAGCTATATATGGCAATATGCTCATAGTCTATTTTCATATTGATCAACATTTCTTTAATAATTTTGTTGTTTTGGCCATGGCTGCTTATTTCACCGCCATTGTCAAGGCGCCGGTGACCGGCAGTATTCTAATTACTGAAATGACAGGTTCTTTTGACCATTTATTAGCGCTAATCATCGTTTCGGTAACTGCCTATATGGTTAGTGATATCTTAAAAACCGCGCCAATATATGAAACATTATTGGCGCGGTCGCTGGTTAAAAAGAATCACAATATTTACTCCGGTTGGGACAATAAGACCCTGATTGAAGTTGCCGTATGTCTTGGTTCAAAGCTGGAAGGCAAAAGAATAATGGATATCGCCTGGCCGCCTCACTGCCTGCTGATAAGTATTAAGCGGGGCGAAGCCGAAATTATCCCCAGGGGAAATACAAAAATCATAGTCGGTGATTATCTATTCGCGCTTGCCAATGAAAATGAATCGGCAGATATAAAAGAAGCATTGTCTCTCATGGCAGGGACCGCTCAAACCATGGAATAGATAACAATACCGTGCCAGGCGGGTGTAATCATTTATTCTCCTTCGGGCAGGCAACGGTAGTCCAGCAACCTGTTTTCCCACGTACGCATCCTTACCTTACCGTCTCCTTGGTTCAGTATATAAGGAGGCATAACAGGAGTTTTTCCGTAACCGTTGGGGGCATTGATAATGTATGTCGGGACGGCCAAACCGGAAGTATAGCCGCGCAGTTTTTCCATAACTGCAATACCCTCGTCCACAGACGTAATAAAATGGCGTGTACCCTTTACCGCTTTAGCTTGAAAAATATAATAGGGCTTGACCCTTATCTTCAAAAGTTCCTGGTTAAGTTTTTTCATAACGTGCGGGTCGTTGTTTATTCCTTTTAAAAGAACCGCCTGATTCCCTAAAACCACACCGGCTTCAACTAGTCTATCGCAGGCCTGCTTGCTCTCCGGTGTAATCTCCCGTGGATGGTTAAACTGCGTATTAATATAAATTGGGGGATGTTTCTTAAGAACCTCACATAACTCCGGTGTGATTCGCTGCGGCAAAGTGACAATGGTCCTGGTGCCCAGACGCTTTATTTCCACATGCTTGATATTATCCAGTTCACCCAGCAGCCAG
This region of Pelotomaculum schinkii genomic DNA includes:
- a CDS encoding ABC transporter ATP-binding protein, with the protein product MELLRIENLCKAYGKGENQVAALDHVSLTIEKGEFTAIIGSSGSGKSTLLHIIGGVDVPTSGKVYLEGQDVYAQGNEKLAIFRRRQVGLIYQFHNLIPTLNVVENITLPILMDKRKVNEERLNDLLELLGLKDRKTHLPNQLSGGQQQRVSIGRALMNAPAVMLADEPTGSLDSRNGHEIIKLLKESNKKYGQTLLLVTHDENIALQADRIIGISDGKVVRDERVRP
- a CDS encoding autorepressor SdpR family transcription factor, coding for MVGLTFKALADPTRRKILKLLRERDLTAGEIADEFDISKPSISHHLNLLKQSGLVLDERHGQFIYYSLNMTVFQEVMGWFSDLLNRKVGGASE
- the dinB gene encoding DNA polymerase IV, coding for MHCPILLADMNSFFASVHQALDPALQGRPVIVAGDPAKRHGIVLAASYEAKACGIQTGITVGEARNLCREGVFIKPRYNHYVNFSTRIVRIMHDFTPLVEPFSIDEAFMDVSGCGHLFGTSSAIARKLKGRIKEEVGVLCSVGVGPNKLLAKMAAGMQKPDGLTVLDLTGVRDKIWPLPVRELFGVGRRLEKRLRDLNIHTIGELAGYPLPVLQKKFGLMGHVLHLSANGIDYSPVDPHSLEKVKSIGRQVTLSRDYRGYHEIEEVILELCDIVCRRVCLGGYVGRTVNLSLKDTEFLWISRALTVAHLTANAADVHRAAVELLHRHWPDWKPVRMVGVALAGLVKNIAEQLDLFGEVERARRLNAACDRIRDRFGEKSIFRAISLAPGGVLRERDGRVETATEYLNKLR
- a CDS encoding SdpI family protein — its product is MNRNNKRLPDTFKIFLSEWPLWLLIVAALVLGAVVYPQLPERVASHWNYRGEVDGYSSRCWGAFGIPLLTAGIYLGMLLLPLIDPSRQNYEKFAGAYRVIKAVLVIFMTGLHLVVVLNALGFQAPVDRIVMTGVSLLLLVIGNYMGQFRHNYFVGIRTPWTLANEVVWRKTHRLGGRLWVAAGILGLVGALMGGPAGGLALAVALALAVIVPFVYSYLEFRRLSK
- a CDS encoding ClC family H(+)/Cl(-) exchange transporter is translated as METKKSHIALIQWKSFRLKIFFEGILVGLFAGILVVAFRYLLEKAELLREHIYTVLEVNGSGVTFLWFIALIMVSVCLGFISHIVPMASGSGIPQVKGIILGHFKMGWLKIIIGKFLGGVLAIGSGMSLGREGPSIQLGAMAGQGVSRLLGRLRIEEKYLITSGASAGLAAAFNAPLAGVIFALEELHKNFSPAVLMSAMAASLTADLITQQVFGQKPVFNFHDLVVLPHNYYIYVVGLGVICGFLGFLFNRTLTKTMDSYNKITWLPKTFMSAPALILGGILGFFLPEVLGGGNKLIDSVGQASYGIAILLIFFTVKFIYTMISYGSGVPGGIFMPMLVIGALAGAIYGNMLIVYFHIDQHFFNNFVVLAMAAYFTAIVKAPVTGSILITEMTGSFDHLLALIIVSVTAYMVSDILKTAPIYETLLARSLVKKNHNIYSGWDNKTLIEVAVCLGSKLEGKRIMDIAWPPHCLLISIKRGEAEIIPRGNTKIIVGDYLFALANENESADIKEALSLMAGTAQTME
- a CDS encoding response regulator transcription factor — translated: MPRIFLVEDDKAITKNLVLLLRSEGFTVTHAPTRSEALAALAGNKFDLALIDISLPDGNGFTVCTEIKETQDVPVIFLTASGDEASVVTGLNMGADDYITKPFRLRELIARIRTALRKSGRSPSAFEICGLHVDMASGVVKKDGSEVFLSALEYRLLLVFINNPKSIITRSRLLDELWDAAGEFVNDNTLTVYIKRLREKIENNPASPQIILTVRGTGYRLGDGYASE
- a CDS encoding sensor histidine kinase — translated: MLRNREFRQLAILFSLIAAAAVTLGFAINTAAGILAIASAAAFGTAFFAFTKARYKSIAQISDQIDLVLHNADHLYIGESDEGELSILQSEITKMTLRIREQNDALKKEKEHLADSLADIAHQLRTPLTSVNLILSLLENNPDENERKALIRETKELFVQMDWLLTSLLKLSRLDAGIVVFQGEQIDVNTLISAALHPFLIPMELHDIALQIDVPKGIIIQGDSGWLSEAIQNILKNCMESAGENGKIEIVCEDNPLFTEIAIHDSGAGFEKEDLPRLFDRFYRGKSANATGYGIGLALCKMIITRQGGTITAKNHPQGGANFAIRFPK